The following are encoded together in the Novosphingobium resinovorum genome:
- the trbF gene encoding conjugal transfer protein TrbF — translation MPKHMSADNPYLAARLEWNERYGGFVRAANSWRLVAVISMVMALIGISYALFQSTQVKLVPYIVEVDRLGTPALAGFPEQIEYADPRVVRSMLGGFVAGFKSITPDAVVQKQYIDRTYALLRTTDPSTEKVNAWFRGANPFERARTVTVSIEINNVVALSNQSYQIDWTEFERDRQGKELATRRFRGIATVTLSPPLDEATIRLNPIGLYIRDFDWTAQL, via the coding sequence ATGCCCAAGCATATGTCCGCAGACAATCCTTACCTTGCCGCGCGACTTGAGTGGAACGAACGCTACGGCGGTTTTGTCCGGGCTGCCAACAGCTGGCGTCTGGTCGCCGTCATCTCGATGGTCATGGCCCTGATCGGGATCAGCTATGCGCTCTTTCAGAGCACTCAGGTCAAGCTGGTACCCTACATCGTCGAAGTCGATCGGTTAGGAACCCCAGCGTTGGCGGGTTTCCCCGAGCAAATCGAGTATGCAGACCCGCGGGTCGTGCGATCCATGCTTGGCGGCTTTGTCGCCGGGTTCAAGTCGATCACGCCCGATGCCGTCGTCCAAAAGCAATACATCGACCGCACCTATGCGTTGCTGCGGACGACCGACCCGTCGACGGAAAAGGTGAATGCCTGGTTTCGGGGCGCAAATCCATTTGAGCGGGCCCGGACCGTCACGGTCTCCATCGAAATCAACAACGTCGTAGCCCTGTCCAACCAGTCCTACCAGATCGACTGGACCGAGTTCGAGCGCGACCGACAGGGCAAGGAACTCGCGACCAGGCGCTTTCGGGGCATCGCGACCGTAACGCTCTCCCCACCACTGGATGAGGCCACCATTCGCCTCAACCCCATCGGCCTTTACATCCGCGACTTCGATTGGACGGCCCAGCTGTGA